From Aricia agestis chromosome 11, ilAriAges1.1, whole genome shotgun sequence, a single genomic window includes:
- the LOC121731836 gene encoding uncharacterized protein LOC121731836: protein MSHDAVRRRTADILAKDLPPPYQENEEIAPQPQPDEQQALEQQPCEVLDLLANCRVTAGESESEIEYAEIGDMGVWHSTPIARHKSKISLTWVLKENLQKTEEKPRTYERRSDFIDRKEIDNREKRIEERLRTGERKKDRVAGRNEFYHNLRFKNAYDEFVNGHSGSDTSVGSEEREEIRKKHRHRHRRKRRSKFGYDIRDLDGFLSEATIDRPGNIPVVVAFPTTLYQTHHHQQRELTLALGTVVNAVFKNQHWLYVQTPHGDEGYIMYSACLPLGILPSKSSLQKKTPCWESSTDIYPRPCGNLTDNEKEQLRGRTRSETRHRTKDRKYKTSCAEKDFDTLYLKTKSVCSNIDKVHEKEVKKTKRQTLLVVNSDFKGSYRNRTLSVKKGDVVVLLQGSGVESDVDLEWFYVKNKDGCQGFIPAAVAGHGYI from the exons ATGTCACACGACGCGGTGCGGCGCCGCACCGCAG ATATATTGGCAAAGGACTTGCCGCCTCCTTACCAGGAAAATGAGGAAATCGCGCCGCAGCCGCAGCCCGACGAGCAACAAGCTTTG GAACAGCAACCATGTGAAGTGCTAGACCTGCTGGCAAACTGCAGGGTTACCGCGGGAGAGAGCGAGTCGGAAATAGAATACGCTGAGATAGGAGACATGGGAGTCTGGCATTCGACGCCAATAGCCAGACATAAATCCAAAATATCTCTAACATGGGTATTGAAAGAAAATCTACAGAAGACAGAAGAAAAACCGAGAACTTACGAACGAAGAAGCGACTTCATAGACAGAAAAGAAATAGATAACAGAGAAAAAAGGATAGAAGAGAGACTAAGAACGGGAGAGAGAAAGAAAGATAGAGTTGCAGGTCGAAATGAGTTCTATCATAATCTAAGGTTTAAGAACGCGTACGATGAATTTGTTAATGGACATTCCGGTTCGGATACGAGCGTGGGGTCGGAAGAGAGAGAAGAGATAAGAAAGAAACACAGGCACAGACACAGAAGAAAGAGACGGAGCAAGTTCGGGTATGACATACGGGATCTGGATGGATTCTTAAGCGAA GCAACAATCGACCGTCCCGGCAACATACCAGTAGTCGTGGCGTTTCCCACCACTCTCTACCAGACCCACCATCACCAACAACGAGAGTTAACTCTGGCGCTGGGGACCGTCGTGAACGCGGTGTTCAAGAACCAGCACTGGTTATATGTCCAGACACCGCACGGGGATGAggggtatattatgtatagcgCATGTCTGCCGTTGGGGATATTGCCGAGCAA ATCGTCGTTGCAGAAGAAGACACCCTGCTGGGAGAGCAGCACGGACATCTACCCGCGGCCTTGCGGAAACCTGACGGACAACGAGAAAGAACAGCTACGAGGCAGAACCCGCTCTGAGACGCGACACAGAACCAAAGACAGAAAATACAAAACCAGTTGCGCGGAAAAGGACTTTGATACCTTATATTTAAAGACCAAATCCGTTTGCTCCAATATCGATAAAGTGCACGAAAAGGAGgtgaaaaaaacaaaaagacagACTTTGCTAGTGGTTAATAGTGATTTCAAAGGTAGCTACCGGAATAGAACTTTGAGTGTGAAGAAAGGTGACGTGGTGGTTCTACTCCAAGGAAGTGGTGTGGAGAGTGATGTTGATCTAGAGTGGTTCTATGTGAAAAACAAAGATGGCTGCCAAGGCTTCATACCCGCTGCTGTGGCTGGCCACggctatatttaa